In the genome of Synergistaceae bacterium, one region contains:
- a CDS encoding 5-oxoprolinase subunit PxpA has product MPVIDLNSTLGESFGAWKMGMDEAMLRIVSSVSIACGLHAGDPLIMQTTTGSVRRAGVGIGALVGYPDLQGFGRRNMNLTPYEIYAYTLYQIGSLQAICRANKVNLEYVKPQGALYERCVGDLPAAKSVACAVRDASRNLILVGQASSCFETAASEVNIAFASEIFADRGYHEDGTLVPRGERGDIIADAKVASDRILRILEEGVLETVDGTTIPMKIHTVGLHGDFPSAPQFAFSLKEALEEKGHTVAHMREVLEPGGEAVPSEEEPEEAASV; this is encoded by the coding sequence ATGCCTGTGATAGACCTGAACAGCACATTGGGGGAAAGTTTCGGGGCGTGGAAAATGGGAATGGACGAGGCGATGTTGCGCATCGTAAGTTCCGTGTCGATCGCCTGTGGACTTCACGCGGGAGATCCGCTCATCATGCAGACGACGACGGGTTCGGTCCGGAGGGCAGGGGTGGGAATCGGCGCTCTTGTCGGTTATCCCGACCTGCAGGGGTTCGGCCGGCGCAACATGAATCTGACGCCCTATGAAATTTACGCCTACACGCTTTATCAGATCGGGTCACTGCAGGCCATCTGCCGGGCGAACAAAGTGAATCTGGAGTACGTGAAACCCCAGGGGGCCCTTTACGAGAGGTGCGTGGGAGATCTTCCCGCAGCCAAGTCCGTCGCCTGCGCCGTTCGAGACGCCAGCAGAAATTTGATCCTCGTGGGACAGGCTTCTTCCTGCTTCGAGACGGCGGCCTCCGAGGTGAACATCGCCTTTGCCTCGGAGATTTTTGCGGACAGGGGCTATCATGAAGACGGGACGCTGGTGCCTCGCGGAGAGCGGGGCGACATCATCGCGGACGCCAAAGTGGCATCGGATCGCATTCTGAGGATTCTGGAAGAGGGCGTGCTGGAAACGGTGGACGGCACGACCATCCCCATGAAGATTCATACCGTGGGTCTCCACGGAGATTTCCCCTCCGCGCCGCAATTCGCTTTTTCCCTCAAGGAAGCTCTTGAGGAGAAGGGTCATACGGTGGCTCATATGCGTGAAGTTCTGGAGCCGGGCGGAGAGGCGGTTCCCTCCGAAGAAGAGCCCGAGGAGGCCGCATCGGTATAG